A stretch of the Equus caballus isolate H_3958 breed thoroughbred chromosome X, TB-T2T, whole genome shotgun sequence genome encodes the following:
- the LOC100065268 gene encoding melanoma-associated antigen 10 yields the protein MPRAPKRRRYMLEEGLQSQSETQGPVGALLPVAVEEDTSSSSTCSSSFPSPFPSPSSSSSSCYPLLSSTPEEVDDVAGAPSPPQSPQSARPSPTAMASPPLSQSEDDSSSSRGEEGPSTSQALPYTASFPRIVIDGKVAELVEFLLVKYRTKEPTTKAEMLNTVLRDYQDHFPVIFSEASECMQLVFGVDVKEVDPSDHAYVLVTTLGLTYDGMLSDEQSMPKTGLLVMLLGVILLRGDRAPEEDVWEALSVMGVHAGREHFIYGEPRELITKVWVQEQYVEYRQVPNSDRARYEFLWGPRAHAETSKMSVLEFFASAIGSDLRSFPVWYEEALRDQEERVQARIASTDNATDTASASCSTVPGSSSCPE from the coding sequence ATGCCTCGTGCTCCAAAGCGACGGCGCTACATGCTTGAGGAAGGCCTTCAGTCCCAAAGCGAGACGCAGGGCCCAGTGGGTGCACTGCTTCCTGTGGCTGTGGAAGAGGATACTTCTTCGtcctccacctgctcctcctctttcccctcccctttcccctccccctcctcctcctcttcctcttgctATCCTCTCTTGTCGAGCACACCAGAGGAGGTTGATGATGTCGCTGGGGCCCCGAGtcctccccagagccctcagagtgcccgcccctcccccactgccatgGCCTCCCCTCCACTGAGCCAGTCTGAAGACGACAGCTCCAGCAGCCGAGGAGAGGAGGGTCCGAGCACCTCGCAGGCCCTGCCATACACTGCGTCCTTTCCCAGAATTGTGATTGATGGCAAGGTGGCTGAGCTGGTGGAGTTCCTGCTTGTCAAGTATCGCACAAAGGAGCCGACCACAAAGGCGGAGATGCTGAATACGGTCCTCAGAGATTACCAGGACCACTTCCCTGTGATCTTCAGTGAAGCCTCTGAGTGCATGCAGCTCGTCTTTGGCGTTGACGTGAAGGAAGTGGACCCCAGCGACCACGCCTATGTCCTGGTCACCACCCTGGGCCTCACCTACGATGGGATGCTGAGCGATGAGCAGAGCATGCCCAAGACTGGCCTCCTGGTGATGCTCCTGGGCGTCATCCTCCTGCGGGGCGACCGTGCCCCTGAGGAGGACGTCTGGGAAGCACTGAGTGTCATGGGGGTGCATGCCGGGAGGGAGCACTTCATCTATGGGGAGCCCAGGGAGCTTATCACTAAAGTTTGGGTGCAGGAGCAGTACGTGGAGTACCGGCAGGTACCCAACAGCGATCGTGCTCGCTACGAGTTCCTGTGGGGTCCCAGGGCCCACGCTGAAACCAGCAAGATGAGTGTCCTGGAGTTTTTTGCCAGTGCCATTGGGAGTGACCTCAGGTCCTTCCCAGTGTGGTATGAGGAAGCTTTGAGAGATCAGGAAGAGAGAGTTCAGGCCAGAATTGCCAGCACGGATAACGCTACTGACACGGCCAGTGCAAGTTGTAGTACTGTGCCCGGTAGCTCCTCCTGCCCTGAGTGA